The nucleotide sequence CTCCACAAGTCCCTCACCGACTTTGAGATCTCGAAGCTCTAAAACGAGATCTTGAAGTTTAGGAAGAAGATTGCAGGAAATGGAGGGGGCGACGACATCGAGGAGTCTGGAGGAGAGGAACACAAGGTTAGAGACATGTGCTGGCAGATTTGGTGGAATTTGAGGGTTTTGATGTGGGATTGATATTCTTGGTGGAATTAGAGGTGGATTTTGGTTTGGTCCTTGAAAGAAGATGGATTTTGGTTTTctcattttgtttaatttttaattttttacatgtGAGCCTATATTGACATGTGACGTCCAGTCATCAATTAACGGAGTTTCTGACATAAAATTTAACGGATATGTGAAAGTGTCCCATAATTATAACTTTAGGTATCAAACCGGGACGAAAAAAATTTcttgtaccaaatgttgaaaattaaGAGACTTTAAGGTAGTAAACTAAGATTAactcttatttttatttgtttaagaACAAATTTGGAAGTTGCCACTTAGTAcaacggtctagtagtattcctcttcacttataagtgagaggtcttagattcgattattgccaaaggcaaatttgaaccacattagtGTTCACCCCTTcctcttagtataaataatatcgtctTTTCAAAGAACAAATTCGGAAGTTTAATGGAGAGAAAATATTAATTGGGTGTAGAGCTAACAACTTTggtccaaataaaatttctctgtTCTTTATTAACAAATTAACGAATGTGGACGATTTGTATGACCTACCGCATACAAATATGCACAGTTACAAGAAGAAGGTACAAGGTCATAAACCTAGTTACCTAAATGCTTGTAAGAAAAGtaattgaaaaatgagttttcttttgtttcttgcttgTAAATTTCTTTTATGCCCAAACAAGAGCTAGATATTTTTGTACCACCAGAAAAAAAGCCAAAGGGACAAcaggtttaaaattttaaaatcgtTACTTAAAATAcgtttaaaataacattttctatcgaaacaaattttttttttccaaagaaaaaaactttttttagtaaaaagataaaaaaaataaaaatgaaattgtaTTGAGATTATCAATTATTTTGTAACAATTTAGATTACTCAATAATACGAAAAATAAACGGACAAAAAAATACTAGGACTTAAACCTTCTTTGGTAGGAAATGACGAATGCTGATAATAGGAAAGTGCAGATATCAGTAcctttttatgttttggcaaCATAACTAATATTTGGCAGAAAATCTAAACAAAGCCATAAGATTGGTTGGTTGGAGTTGCAGAGATACCAACTCCGAATGAATGAATGAGATATTAACCCGCTAGGGTTTGGATCCCTTGGTGCCCAAGGAAAAGTACATATAACAAAGCTAACAAGCTAGCCAGAACTTCCAATCCagtccaaaacaaaacaaaaccaaaccaaaaaaaggttgagagagagagagagagatgcagagAGCAGTAGTGCAAGTGAAAAGCATCTCGGCTTTGAAAGTGTACCGAAACCATGCCGGAAAAATCACACAACTCACAGAGAAAGTGATTCCTCCTTTTCCTCCCACAACTACTTCAGCACAATTGCGAAACCCCTGCGTTGATCTCTACTTCCGAAGCCCCGTGGAGGGATCATACTTTGACTCCCGGTCGATTTCCGAATACCAGCAAACGTTGGTGCAGAAACTGTTGCCGCAGGCCTGGTCCCACGATCCCCTAACTACCCTCAAGCTCATTTTGCACCTCCCAGGCGAAGCCTTCTACGCGGCCGCTGTTTGGCTCCACCACAACCACCCCAAGACCCTTGCCTGCAACCTCCTGCCTATTGCAGACGACGGGGGAATTGCCAGCGTCCTCGAAATTCTGTCCCGGCTAGACGTAGGCCACTCAGTTGATGACTACCCTTGGACTTGGACGAGGATGCTGTACAACATCAGCCGCCAGCAGAATTTCTGTGCTAATCCCTTTGTGTTCCGTAGTAGTCGGGCAGAGACAACCAAGGAGAAAGCCAGCGCCTTGTTGAAGAGAAGGAAGACCATCGCCATGGTTAACAAGGTCGCTGAGAGGTATGATCGCGATCCGCATTATCAGTTCTTGCACGACCGGGTTTCGGACCATATTGCCGAGTGCTTGAAGTATGATATTCAGGAACTGAACAAGCTTAAGcacaagcagcagcagcagcagcagggcGAGGAGGGGCAGGAGATGTTGGAGTTGAAGATAACGAGTGCCGCTTCATATTGCCCTTCCAGACCCAACTCCTCCAAGGCCCCGCGCCCCACGGGTCTGCTGTATGAAAGCATTGCGAGAAAATTTCCGCTGGGGATGAGGCTGAGAAAGGAGGTTTTGGTGCCGTTGAGACAAGCCATGGCGTCAAGGAAGTCAGTCCAAGATGATGCCAACCCGTGGGGTTATGATTATCATCCGTTCCCTCGCACTGAGTGTCCCATTTTCAAGTATATGCTGGAGCTGAACGAAGCCATTGCCGCCAAGTCCAAGTCTGTGCCCGAGTTGATTGAGACTGGTGCTGTGCTTCCACACCAGATCCTAAGATATGCTAGGAAATTCGAGCAAGCCGCCGAGCTTCTGTGGGAGAGAATGGTGGAGGACTTGCACCAGAAGCAGGGGAAGCTCAACAACTGCTTGGTTGTGTGTAATGTGGACAAATCCTCCTGGTTCTGCAGCGAGGCTGGGCCTCTGGGGCTGTTGGTGTCCCAACTGAATAGCCAGAATCCATGGAAAGGAAAGGTGGTGAGTTATACTCGAAACCCTCAGATGCATTTGATACCACCGGGCAAAGATCTTAGGTCCAAGTGCAAATTTATGGGGAGTTGGGAGGAGAAGGACTGGGGTGACAAGGACTGGGAGAAGGAGATTGATGTGGTGAAGAAGGTGTTTGATTTGATTCTGGAAGTCTCCGTGAAAGAGAATGTGAAGCCAGAGCAGATGATCAACAAGGTGTTTGTGTTTAAAGAGAAATACGGACATAAAGACCTTACTTGGAGTGGAATTAGGAGCTCAATATTTTGTGATTACAAAGAAATACAAAGGAGGTTTGAGGCCAAGGGGTATACAGTGCCACACTTGATGATTTGGAGTACGAACGATGGCATCAGTCCATTGGAGCCGCCTGAGTGTAGCGTAGAACAAGGGGTGACGTTGTTGCGTGGCTTCTCCGACAACCTGGTCAAGTCCTTCTTGGACAATGACGGGGAAATTGGTCCAGAAGAGATCATGGAAGCAGCCATCTCCGGCGAAAACTATCAAACTCTGGCCGTAGTCGACTGAGTGGGTAAACCCTAATTATCTATCCATTTAAGCCATTGTACTAATTAGTTTGGTTGCTGATATGATCGAGGGAGTTTCTTAGTTTATGAAACGTCCAGATTCCAAACAAGTAGTTATAACTTTGGTTGTGGAACTGATTGGTCTGTTTGTACTGGTAGTGATTCATTATGTGGGGTGAGATTTGCTATTGCAACTACGTTACACGATGTCACTCTGTAGGCTTAATTTGTATTCTGCTCTACAAACTAAGCGGAATCAAATGTTTCTGTGTACAATGGTACGGAAGAATAAAAACAATGACCGCCAACGCACTGTAGTAAGCGGAATCGGAGGCAGGCTGTCATCTCCCACACCCAACGTACACTCCAGAGTTCAGACGCccttctataaaaatcagcaacTTCATTCCAGTTCCCCAACTCCTTTGGAAGAGCAGCAACAGACCCCATACGCTTTGCAGCATCCCAGCTTCTGATTTGGTTGCAGTGGCGGATCTACAGAGGGACCTGGGAGGTCCTAGGACCCTTCGGCGACCCTAAATCCCTGTTAGAAAATTTCCGGGGGACCCCTCGAACACAAGGTTTGAGCTGCTGTGCAGGTTGCAGGTTGCAGTTGCAGGTAGCAGTGAAGAAGAAGACGCTgcgggaagaagaaagaaaatagggCTTTTTACCAATTGGTCCAAAACGGCTGTGTTTTGGCCCATTgttttaagtataaaaaaacaaaaaggtagACAAACGTTGTCGTTTGCCCTGCATGATGACTCAATATTGCTTTAATTTTAAAGCCCAGCCCCCCTGAGCCCTTCCCCAAAGTTCTCTCTTTCCCTGCTGCTTTTCCCCCAATTCCCTATTATTTGGTTCCCTCTTTCCCCCcatttcaaaaccctaaatttctaATCTCACCCATGACCCAATCCCATATTATAATTACGTAAGTCCAATATCATATATCCACTTGTTTTAATTCTCCACTCCATCACTATTTGGTTCAAAATTCAATTAAGTTTTTTAGAATTCTAATCTAAtctcaattaaattatattagataTTGATGGAGATTTTTAGTCTATTATTGATATGATTgttgatatgttttatgtttgtatACTCATTTTATCATTGGAATTTAGatggaatttttgtttattggttaATCGGtatatgttttgtgtttttgcttaAATATGTAGTTtacaaataagaaatatggaaagATTTTTCCTTCCAAAGCCAATAGCACCATTTATTTGTTCTGGTAGTTCGAGCTCAAGACAAAATGAGTGTGACGTTGATTTTAATAATCTTGAGAGAGACCCAAGAAAAAGAATTCGAATGAAGGACTATTCTTCTAATATTCAAGATGAGGTTCAAAGAACATATTTGCAAATGGGACCTTGTAGGCCTACAAAGCATGAGTTCCCATACACTTTGCATGCAAAGAAAAAACGACGATTTgttgttttgtgattttataGCTTGTAATGTTGTTTTGCGTATGattttgaatgaaatgtattatatttaactttttaatgttatttttgtctataatttttttgaaatttattaTTGGGACCCCCCGAGTTTaaaatcctggatccgccactgttTGGTTGTAAAGGATATAGAAAGAAAGCAGTTATCGAGATCATCAAACAATATCCTATGGCACCCAAACAATAGACTTTACTAGTAAAAAATAACAATGATACGAAGAGATCCATTCTTGTCCTTTCGAAGTTTCTTACAATGCTTCCTTCGCTTTCCCACAACCCTTGGCAATCCTTAACCCAGTAGCTACAACAGAAAACaaagtttaatttaaaatcCTCATCAATCATTGAAATGATTTGGCGTGTTGGGCATGTTGGATGGTCAACTCACCTAACCCAACTTTCACAATTCTGATTTGGGTTGAGTTTGGATTCATGCGGGTTTGGTTGGACTCGGGTTTTAATTGGGTTTAGCCTTACTCTTGTTGGATTTGGCTTCGTCCAGTTTTATCGAGATCAATCTTATAATACcttatatttttcaaattttgaaccaAACATCAATATTTAAAATTCTATTTACTCATCGTCATCTAGAGAAAAATTAAAGCATACAACTTCCACAAATATATCAAACAACCACCTTTATTCTTCATTTACGTTTCATATACTTTGGGAGATATGTGAATTTACTGACTTTTTGAATCTTGACCAGGTTATTTGTTGGAAGCAGACGATGGAGAGAAATTTAAGAATATTAAAGCCAAAATTCTTATATTGTAATTCAtataaacaagaaaaatcaacATAGAAAAGTTTCAAAGAAACCCTGAAATGAGTAAAATCCAGAGAGAAAATCGACATTATTTATACTGTTAATTAAGAGAACACCATTTGTAAtgacattttatttttaattatgccCTTATTTAGtaaatgagaaatgctaaggagagtCTAAAAGTAAGACTCTTTGTAGACTATCCACCACCTCACATTTTTGCAcaattatttataatattgGTACGAAAATTGTGCTAAAAACATAAGGTGACAAAGAGTCCGAAAATTTTCACTTTTGAAATAGTCTCCTTAGTATTTCTCTTGATAAATAACAATTTAACCATTAAGAGTATTTATATCAAATTACTAAATTTCAAATGCTCAAGAAACGCATCTTATGTGAAAATTGCTAGTATCAATAAAAACAAGCCTCTTGCCACTTGCGCGTGATAATTGACACACCCAgatccggaatgtccactagaactccgaattgagctgtgctggccgcCACCTTAACAGGGAcatgccacgaatcctcgtcgataaggaactttgctactagaacctggaggggcgcaaaacaaagttgagtgggtcagtaaaacaaagtttccaaaacatttcatttaacaacatatctaaccccttgctataaaacatgtatactttcccagaaaataacataatattatataaacatatatatatatatatatatatatatatatatatatatatatcatcaatcACAATCCTTCAACGCTTTTCATAAAGAATATGCCATACCATGccatatgccaaaatataatatgaatgcatcaatataaatcaggtgaaataataaatcaaccggagaccctacaatggtcctgtacggctgattctatagctcaatatcccatacagccggagtcaccaactgtgacctgtacggccctgcTGGAGTCAcaaactgtgacctgtacggcactacactgcacataagtcggaactacctatagtagtctgtacgactaagatggtgaaataatacgctctagtgttacggtggtggagcgcgcccgggaagtggtccgccctgggccgggatgtgacaataattgactcttttaaattttatttaattttattagatttttaattgtttataaaaaaaaacttagtttACAATATTATTGATCTAAattacatattaataaaattctaTTTGTTAAGGGTGAAAAGACAATTTAACCTTCTACCACAAAATAGAATATGAGAGTAATGTAATTTTGCACAAaccaaattttacattttttaaagTCTCACCCACATATAGTCATAACATacctctaattaaaaaaaaaaaaaagatcaaaacaTCTTTCCCCTCTCCttcttatttaaaaataaaatagatgtGTAGACATATGCTAGTAATAAATTCAGAAAAGAGGTGGCTAACTTCTTTACATGGGGTGAAGttgttcttttgaatttttatttgaaaattattttactattttgcactaatttagttaaattttcttttatttttattttttaaaagttaGCTTTATCAATGTTTCACCAAATTTACCTTCCCTTATTTACCAATCATTCATCATTTATTCTCTCCATCTGTACATTGAAATTCCAACAGTTTCCTCTCTGGATCTATTTGGTGAGGATCTTAGGGATCTGTAAATCGTGTCcatttatcgtacattgtgtggttcgtttttgtcaggtactgtttgtatttaattttaaataaaaatatttaaaatgatttctgactacacaatgtatgatgaacgtgttggaaaatattagtatttaggtttactttaatgtttggttttctgggcttagcccgttagcattagggtttagggttagtttattataaatagagtgttttgttattcattagaaatcaagttagccacaatgtagtctcttagggttttgtagccgtttcggcattctcgtttgatatcaataatatttcttttactttgttagtattgttcgttgcgcactctgatattcaacttggtatcagagcaggtttgatccttTGGGATTTAATCTGTTCTTGATTAGTGTCAATTTGTTTGTATCAGTTTTGTTTGTCAGTTTACTGGGTATTAGTTTCGTCCGTCGTCTTCCGCTCATCCGTAGTCGAAGCCGTTCTTGTCACCACCACCGCATTGCAATATGTCCAGATAACCCGCACCACCATCTCCGCTGCTACCACCTGTTCACGGTACCCGCACCGACTCCTACCAGTCGGATCTGTCACAACCCAATGAAGTCCCCTTCTGCAAGTTGACTTTGCACTAGAAGTTTTGAAGCTTGCTGCAATTGGTTTTGCAAGCCTTGTTTGCTGCAATCGGTTTCGCccagaagaaaagagaagaaagaaagaaatatggtat is from Malus sylvestris chromosome 5, drMalSylv7.2, whole genome shotgun sequence and encodes:
- the LOC126622884 gene encoding uncharacterized protein LOC126622884; translated protein: MQRAVVQVKSISALKVYRNHAGKITQLTEKVIPPFPPTTTSAQLRNPCVDLYFRSPVEGSYFDSRSISEYQQTLVQKLLPQAWSHDPLTTLKLILHLPGEAFYAAAVWLHHNHPKTLACNLLPIADDGGIASVLEILSRLDVGHSVDDYPWTWTRMLYNISRQQNFCANPFVFRSSRAETTKEKASALLKRRKTIAMVNKVAERYDRDPHYQFLHDRVSDHIAECLKYDIQELNKLKHKQQQQQQGEEGQEMLELKITSAASYCPSRPNSSKAPRPTGLLYESIARKFPLGMRLRKEVLVPLRQAMASRKSVQDDANPWGYDYHPFPRTECPIFKYMLELNEAIAAKSKSVPELIETGAVLPHQILRYARKFEQAAELLWERMVEDLHQKQGKLNNCLVVCNVDKSSWFCSEAGPLGLLVSQLNSQNPWKGKVVSYTRNPQMHLIPPGKDLRSKCKFMGSWEEKDWGDKDWEKEIDVVKKVFDLILEVSVKENVKPEQMINKVFVFKEKYGHKDLTWSGIRSSIFCDYKEIQRRFEAKGYTVPHLMIWSTNDGISPLEPPECSVEQGVTLLRGFSDNLVKSFLDNDGEIGPEEIMEAAISGENYQTLAVVD